One window from the genome of Cryomorphaceae bacterium 1068 encodes:
- a CDS encoding acetyl-CoA C-acyltransferase, which yields MKEVYIVSAVRTPIGSFNGSLSSVSATKLGSTAIKGALSKINLSPSEVDEVLMGSVLQAGLGQAPARQAAMFADIGDQVPCTTVNKVCASGMKAISQGAQAIMLGDADVVVAGGMESMSRVPHYLPGSRMGTKLGNITMLDGMVFDGLTDVYDQKHMGTCGDLCAKEYDITREDQDNFAIQSYERSAKAWKEGKFADEVVPVAVPQRKGDPIVVSEDEEYKNVRMEKIPALRPVFTKDGTVTAANASTLNDGAAAVILMSKEKAEALGVKPIAKIVSYADAAREPQWFTMAPSKAIPKALKKAGLENSDIDFWELNEAFSVVALANMKELGLNPEKVDVNGGAVSLGHPLGCSGARIIVTLINVLKQNNAKRGCAGICNGGGGASAMVIELVD from the coding sequence ATGAAAGAAGTATATATCGTTTCTGCCGTGCGAACTCCGATAGGAAGTTTTAATGGTAGTCTCTCATCTGTAAGCGCCACAAAACTTGGCTCAACTGCAATAAAAGGCGCACTTTCAAAAATCAATCTTTCCCCTTCTGAAGTAGACGAAGTACTGATGGGTTCTGTCCTTCAAGCAGGTTTGGGGCAGGCTCCTGCCAGACAAGCGGCAATGTTTGCCGACATCGGTGACCAGGTACCCTGTACAACTGTGAACAAGGTCTGCGCTTCAGGTATGAAGGCTATCTCGCAAGGCGCTCAAGCCATAATGCTCGGCGATGCCGATGTAGTAGTGGCAGGTGGAATGGAAAGCATGAGTCGCGTCCCTCACTACCTTCCGGGTTCGCGAATGGGAACTAAACTAGGCAACATAACGATGTTGGACGGAATGGTATTCGATGGCCTGACTGATGTTTACGACCAGAAACACATGGGAACCTGCGGAGACCTCTGCGCCAAGGAGTACGACATCACTCGTGAAGATCAAGACAATTTTGCGATCCAATCTTACGAGCGTTCGGCAAAAGCTTGGAAAGAAGGAAAGTTTGCTGACGAAGTTGTTCCCGTTGCCGTACCTCAAAGAAAAGGTGACCCGATCGTGGTTTCAGAAGATGAAGAATACAAGAATGTAAGGATGGAAAAGATTCCTGCTTTGCGTCCGGTATTTACCAAAGACGGAACCGTAACCGCAGCCAATGCCTCCACCTTGAACGACGGAGCCGCTGCTGTGATCTTGATGAGCAAAGAAAAAGCCGAGGCTTTAGGTGTAAAACCCATTGCTAAAATCGTAAGCTACGCTGATGCGGCTCGCGAACCACAATGGTTTACCATGGCTCCTTCCAAGGCTATTCCCAAGGCATTGAAAAAAGCGGGATTGGAAAATTCCGATATTGACTTTTGGGAGTTGAACGAAGCTTTCTCAGTAGTGGCTTTGGCCAATATGAAAGAACTCGGACTTAATCCTGAGAAAGTAGATGTAAACGGTGGAGCTGTCTCTCTGGGACATCCTCTGGGATGTTCGGGAGCGAGAATCATCGTAACCCTTATCAATGTATTGAAGCAAAACAATGCCAAACGCGGATGTGCAGGAATCTGCAATGGCGGTGGTGGAGCTTCGGCAATGGTAATTGAACTAGTAGACTAG
- a CDS encoding T9SS type A sorting domain-containing protein: MRYNILTKAGVALLFVAAIGFPNTSSAQTTDVGEPYGWQSKTQLEIEKVTLPKVDIDQLKSEDAINMANKVGPFRFGHEHIVNLDVIQSATITSTAEGEVYQVEFISKDALTMNVFFQEFDLGPGEYVHVFDSEGKFYDGAYTAANNQPDLLLSTLPIPATKIVVEYFRPSDSTYDSKLTIGHVVQGYRQVAQHFVDALHGTAKGLNDSGSCNYDTGCSQLPGNPFGAPGEWDDPIASVAIILINGSGICSGALVNNTANDGTPYFLSANHCGTSGGGGRSFLFGYESATTSCATTANSSNGPTTAQISGATLRASNSASDVALWELNSTIPNSYNVYFAGWDNSGNIPNEITGIHHPSGDVKKICREEDSPFYDTAGGAQVWWINEWEWGVTEPGSSGSPIFDQNKRIVGQLYGGLAACSGTVNNGTYDYYGRFDVSWDNGSSSSSRLSDWLDPLGLNPTTLDGYNPNQPSANLDAAVQSVDGVSGFFCNQEIFNPSVQISNAGVNTLTSLTIAYSLNGSSLGSIEWTGSLVSGSNESVSLPVLNISESGLYDYEVTVSNPNGGSDENASNNSGVSSLEAAIDANSAQLDLTFDCWPNEVSWELVSDATGNVLATGDGYPGDADGTTVSEIFCLAEGCYTFTIFDSFGDGMSGASYTSCGFDGDYQILDDDGTVLVEMTAPGADYGDFATHSFCIDGGTVPCAQPYPVAQNLTTTTQINGVLLQWDPIPGSIGCQIQGGLASASGLASFTTFQPNASSFLAPSSQLQNGQQYRWRVRCGCTTSIIGAWSDFDFFNWNVATKNYADLSDSMTLFPNPANNEMTVKLDSGNSGVYIATFYDLQGRMVKEEQHVIDGTQMLRYDISDLDAGVYLFQVSNGISTFSEKLIKQ, encoded by the coding sequence ATGAGATATAATATCTTGACTAAAGCGGGAGTCGCACTGCTATTCGTAGCGGCTATTGGCTTTCCCAACACTTCTTCTGCACAGACCACAGATGTTGGAGAGCCATATGGATGGCAATCCAAAACTCAATTGGAAATAGAAAAAGTAACACTGCCAAAGGTGGATATTGACCAATTAAAATCTGAGGATGCCATTAATATGGCAAATAAGGTTGGTCCATTTCGATTCGGTCACGAACACATTGTCAATCTTGATGTAATTCAATCTGCTACTATTACTTCTACTGCCGAAGGTGAAGTATATCAGGTAGAGTTCATCTCTAAGGATGCACTGACGATGAACGTCTTTTTCCAAGAGTTTGATCTTGGGCCTGGCGAATATGTGCATGTATTTGATAGTGAGGGAAAGTTTTATGACGGAGCTTACACTGCCGCAAACAACCAGCCTGATCTATTGCTTTCTACCTTACCTATTCCTGCCACAAAAATCGTAGTTGAGTATTTCAGACCTTCAGATTCTACTTATGATTCGAAGCTCACGATCGGACATGTAGTTCAGGGATATCGACAAGTTGCTCAACATTTTGTTGATGCTCTGCATGGCACTGCAAAGGGGTTGAACGACAGTGGATCTTGTAATTATGACACGGGATGCTCCCAATTGCCTGGTAACCCTTTCGGTGCTCCCGGAGAATGGGATGATCCTATCGCCTCTGTCGCAATAATTCTAATAAATGGTTCAGGTATTTGCAGTGGCGCCTTAGTAAACAATACCGCCAATGATGGTACGCCTTATTTCCTTTCTGCAAATCACTGTGGTACTTCAGGTGGTGGAGGAAGATCATTCCTATTTGGATATGAGTCGGCAACCACGAGCTGTGCTACAACTGCGAATAGCAGTAATGGCCCTACAACAGCCCAAATCAGTGGCGCTACTTTAAGAGCAAGTAATTCAGCTTCAGACGTGGCGCTTTGGGAATTGAATAGCACGATTCCAAATTCTTACAACGTCTACTTTGCGGGATGGGACAATAGTGGAAATATTCCCAACGAGATTACGGGAATTCATCACCCAAGCGGAGATGTTAAGAAAATTTGCCGCGAAGAAGATTCTCCTTTCTATGACACTGCAGGCGGTGCTCAGGTTTGGTGGATCAATGAATGGGAGTGGGGTGTAACCGAGCCTGGTTCATCGGGATCTCCAATCTTTGATCAAAACAAAAGAATCGTTGGTCAGCTTTATGGCGGGCTGGCGGCTTGCTCAGGAACAGTAAACAATGGAACGTATGATTACTACGGCCGTTTCGACGTTTCCTGGGATAATGGTAGTAGCTCTTCAAGTCGATTGAGTGATTGGCTTGACCCACTCGGTTTAAACCCAACAACGCTTGACGGGTACAACCCCAACCAACCGAGTGCAAATCTTGACGCAGCTGTGCAATCAGTAGATGGAGTTTCAGGATTTTTCTGCAACCAGGAGATTTTCAACCCTTCTGTTCAAATTAGCAATGCCGGAGTTAATACACTTACCTCACTTACTATTGCTTACTCACTTAATGGATCTTCACTGGGATCAATCGAATGGACAGGTAGTTTAGTGTCAGGCTCGAATGAGTCTGTGAGTCTGCCTGTTTTGAATATCAGCGAATCGGGACTTTACGACTATGAAGTTACCGTGTCGAATCCCAACGGAGGATCAGATGAGAATGCCTCCAATAATTCAGGAGTTTCGAGTCTTGAAGCTGCAATTGATGCCAACTCGGCTCAACTGGATTTAACATTTGACTGCTGGCCAAATGAGGTTAGCTGGGAACTTGTGAGTGATGCTACGGGCAATGTTTTAGCAACGGGAGACGGATACCCCGGCGATGCTGACGGAACAACTGTTTCTGAAATATTCTGCTTGGCAGAAGGGTGCTACACATTCACGATTTTTGATTCGTTTGGTGATGGTATGAGCGGTGCATCTTACACTAGCTGCGGTTTTGATGGAGACTATCAAATACTAGATGATGACGGAACCGTTCTTGTTGAAATGACTGCGCCAGGTGCCGATTATGGTGATTTTGCTACCCACTCTTTTTGTATAGATGGTGGTACGGTGCCTTGTGCTCAGCCTTACCCTGTAGCACAGAATCTGACTACCACGACACAAATCAACGGTGTGCTATTGCAGTGGGATCCTATTCCCGGTTCGATAGGTTGTCAAATTCAAGGAGGTTTGGCTTCAGCTTCCGGATTGGCCTCATTTACTACCTTCCAGCCCAACGCCAGCTCATTTTTAGCTCCATCCAGCCAGCTCCAAAACGGACAACAATACCGTTGGAGAGTGCGCTGTGGATGTACTACTTCTATCATTGGCGCATGGTCTGATTTTGATTTCTTCAACTGGAACGTAGCTACGAAGAATTACGCGGATCTTTCGGATTCGATGACACTCTTCCCGAATCCGGCTAACAACGAAATGACAGTGAAGCTGGATTCAGGTAATTCGGGAGTCTACATTGCCACGTTCTACGACCTTCAAGGACGCATGGTCAAAGAAGAACAACATGTTATTGACGGAACACAAATGTTGCGGTATGATATTAGTGATTTAGATGCAGGGGTGTATTTATTCCAAGTATCCAATGGAATATCTACTTTCTCTGAAAAGCTGATTAAGCAATAA